In Sander vitreus isolate 19-12246 chromosome 4, sanVit1, whole genome shotgun sequence, the genomic stretch TGTAGATCAGTTCTACATCTTATAAACTTCTAAATTAAAAGGTTATGGAGAACCTCTTGGACCAAAATCCATTCATTAACAACTACTTGTAAGATATAACATTTATAACAGCAGACCTGATAGATTAAAACCCCTTttgtattaatttattaatgtatGACAGCAGACTTGATGgattaaaatgctttttaatgACTTATTAATGTGTATCAGCAGACTTGATGGATTAACAAACCTTTATTAATGACTTATTAATGTATGACAGCAGACTTGACAGATTAAAAACacgtttttttaatgatttattaatgtGTAACAGCAGACTTGATGgattaaaaacactttattaagTAATTGTTACACTTGCAAGGAATTTTTTCACATGCATTGGATCATCTCTATCAATGAAAATATGGTACGTCtgttattcaattcaatttaatccaattttatttatagtgtcaaactagagatggtccgataccattttttgcttcccgataccgattccgatacctgaacttgcgtatcggccgataccgagtaccgatgtgataccagtgtgtctatattttattatgttttaacaactgtatactactatccctgtatggatgtgctatgatttctgtctttgttgtcggtctggctcatgTTAaagtctttgtgaaacatgaacaaacacaaacaatgaacgccacagaacttttttttattctccagtttgacagtcagttataacggaaaaagaacataaataaactactttaacgtagattttctttagggctttattacgtggtatcggatcggtgtattaactccagtacttcccgataccgataccagcgttttaggcggtatcggagccggtatcggaacatctctatgtCAAATGATAACAGACGTTATgactcaggacactttacagatggagtaggtctagaccacactataattaacagagacccaacaaattcccccaagagcaagcatttggtgcaacagctCTACTTAAGatctatttatttacttacgggattacaggattacagctttactgttttattgAGTGATTTTGAAACAAAAAGATGTCGCTGTTCATGTTgcctctttgtctctttttttctctcagccGAATGTCCTAAACCACATTTCGGGGAAAATATGGTCCTCACCAACACAGCCCTTCTAATGAATGAATTTCTAGAGGGTTCTGAGGTTACTTTAGAGTGTCGTAATGGATATGTTATAGAAAGTGGCTCTGGGATTATGACTTGCGTTGATGGGAATTGGACTGAACCAGATTTCGTCTGTAAAAGTGAGTCCTGTCTACTTTATTTATAACTCTACTGACACTTTTATCAAACAGTATACTGTTGACAACCAAATAGCCTTATTCTGTCATTTTGCAGTTGGTTTCGTGGCTTAAAAGTCCAGCAGCaatgttgtgttgtttgtttttatattacagAGAAGGACTGTGGTCTCCCTAAACCTCAGCCGAACATGAGCTTTAATACCAGCGCTGGTACTCTGTTTGGCGATACAATAAAAGTAGTTTGTGATAAAGGGTGAGTATAATTGTATGAAATATGTTCCCATCTGGTTGCTATCTGGTTGAATTACATCTGAAATTATGTTTGGAGAAACAAGTGTCGGCACGTAGCAGCTCCAGTGACACAAAGGGAGCCCTCAGTAGATTAAGTCAAGACCATTTACATACACAGTATCTGTTTTTGCTGTACTGCCAAAAGATGTCAACCTGaaagtgctgctgcaaaatagacCAAGATGACTCAAGTCAAGGTGGATTCGCTGAAGAAAAAACAGTCTCTAAAGAAAACTAAATAGTCTTAAAAGATAAATGGAGCAGTTGCCAGAAAGTGCCACATTATGGTTTCACTGATTAGAAACTTGCCTCTGCTTTTGCCTACATTGAGATAATTGTTGATACGTAGTTCTTCACTAAACTCTTGAAGAATTTAGTTTCAAAGTTTAAATTAACTTTCCATTGCATTACCAAATCATGGCTCTGCAGTATCAATTCCTCCTTAAATAAACATCCTGCTTTATTTTCTTCCAACTCTCAACAGTTTCAAGCTCAGTGGATCAAGCTTCAAAAAGTGCTATGTGTATGGGTGGAGTGGAAAAGCCAACTGTACAAGTAAGTGTCTCTTATTTTGTACTTCATGAAGCCACAACCAGAAGCATAAAACAATTGTTTGGGACAttcctacaacaacaacaacaaaagttaCAAAAGCTATTTTTAAAAGACTTGTTTCTCTCCTCTTGCAATAGTTATTTAAATACGTAACTCATAAAGCagtggtttagtttttttttgtatttgtgaaattcttcttcctctgtttccaaagtttgttgtgtgtgttttctctcttctctttgtcAGTCAGCAAACAGTACAGTTTATATGCCAACATAATGGATTATTTGTTTTACATCTAAATTATTGTGTGATAAGAATCCGTGGAAACACCTGTTTTTCTGATTCCTCAGTTGTAACATGTGCTAAACCTGGTGAAGTAGCCAATGGCAGAAGCTCATGGGATTCTCAAGATCAACCAAAATATGGAGAAAGCATACAGTACGTCTGTAATAACGGATACACCCTCATTGGGAATGATAGCATTGTGTGCAGAGAAACTGGTAGATACGATTCTCAGCCTCCGGCATGCGAAGGTAAGCACAATCCGTCCATGTGTTTGTCTTGTTCCTCAACATCTTACTGTTTACACTGAAGAGAGGCAGGCTGAGGTGGAAAAAGCATGCATAACAAGTATTGTTTAAGTTATTTTAGGACCACACAGGTAGTTGTGCATGTTTTAACCCATTCATTACAAATACTATTTACATTACTGCAGACCATTTTCAAACAATAAGTTGGTAGATGTAATTCCAAGTTTTTAATGCAGCCCCTGGTTCCCATTCATTTTAATGCGATATGAAAATCAGCTTGCAGGCACTGCCTTGAAATGTGAATGAACATTTGCttccattatttatttattttgttatgttaaCACTATGATAAAGCAGAGAAATCTGTCCCCAGCTGTCCATGTTTGTGTGATCAAGGACATCAAATATGTAAGAGTTGGATGGTGATTAGCGTTGCATTCACCAGCTAAAGTACTGGTCTGATAATTAAACCAAGAATAAGAACATGCTAATATGGACGTAATAAAAAGGTTATGTGAGCATTGCTGCTTGGCAGGTCCCTCTCAAGTCTCAGTGTTGTGAACGCCATGACGAGCCAAGTCTTAAGCAAGTTTTAAAGCTCTGCAAATTGTAATATTCATATAAAACAATTCATTAAATTCTGCCTGGAATAAAGCAGGCGGAAAACCACAGTTATGCTTTGACATGtttgtgtaacgtgtttagacTTGTAGAGTAGTTAATGGGCAAAATCATGCAAAACCACAGGCGTGGTCATATCTTTCTGATCCTAAATAGGCATAAACACAGGCTTGCAAGATCACTAGCAAGTTTGCAGTGCACCTGCAAACACCCAAACAAAGTGTTTatctgtaatatactgtattcaaTTAAATACAGTTCACATACTATAGGTGTTGCCAAGGTGTCACTGAGGACACTCAGCATTAAACACACTGCCTTCAAGTTTAAACATCATCACTTAAACCCCTCTCTACACACTCTTGTCCGAGCTCTTTGAAGCAGTGACCTAACCGTAATCACTATTAATGTCTGTGCTCACCTAACACAACATTAgggctacatttacactactACGTTCTCATTTTTATGTggcgttttgagacaaaaacaatctctgtctacacaagagttttagctccagtagcagaactaatctccgttcaCGTCTGACAatgcatatcacatgaccattcgcaTACACTGAGCATGCgtgtgccggtgtaaacaggaagcggATTGTCTGACGTTCCTCTGCGTTCGAAATGGATGGATGTATAagttaaaaatacagaaaatactttggagaaagaacaacaatggcgaaaagTAAGATCAGTTTGGACTGATGACAAGGTGGAACTGTTAgtgaaaggtatgtaagcctacctaaccaataagactgactgacgtgcgtcGTCGTCTTTTCCAAAGTTCTCCGTTTGTGCCTGTATAGACTACAACGcaagagttttcaaaccaaaacaggggcagcagtgtttccaaatttctccgttttaggggctctgaaatTCCGTAGTAGTGTGAACGCgaggcgtaaacgtagcaaaagatctttgtttttaaaccaaaacgtagtagtgtaaatgtagcctaggTATAGTTTTCTGTAAGTGGATGGTTAACAAGAAAGcatattactgatgcattactGTCATTTGTAGGCACAGCACATTCTTTCTTGTAAACTGGAATCTATATGCATTGCCTCCAATCTCACAAATGACTGATGAACCATTTTTATTGAAATGCCAGATAAATTCAGTAGTTTTCTTATTCATAGGTGTTCATATTACAACAGAAACAGTAACGCCAACATCTACACCTACAGCAAAAGgtacataaatatatagagaGATAATTACCAATACATAGTCCCTCTTTACAaggaatacagtatattaagactcaagaaaaatattttgacaACATTGATTATTTTCCACAGAAGCGTCCACTTCTACAGATTCATCTGCCACACCCACAGCTCACAGAGCAAAATCTGTCACAACCAGTGCAACACCTACTGCCTCACCTTCAGTACAAGGTACAGAAAAATGTCGATCGGCATGTAATTATATTGAAAACCTTTTAGGCACAGGGCTTGGCAGCATGAATGGATGATGTGCATGCAGCATGCATCTTAGAAATTGCTTCTCAGCTTGACAAATGACTTTTATCCTGCCCAAGCTTGAGAAGAACTAAGAATCTCTCTGATCGCTCTGTTCAAAGGTGGCAGAGACATTTTGACAGCTGAGGGTACAACCACTGTAACATCATTGACATCATCTTTATTTCAAGGTATTGAACAATTGTAttataaaagttgtgttgttatTTCAGTTAAATAAACTGTGGAGGGAAGAGAGAATGTGTGTTATCATTGTGGGATGAAGACAATATAGCAAAATATAGTTTAAGGCAATTTAACTGGATCTGTAAGTCAAACACAATATTTAGTACTTTAAAACTACACAAAACCATTCATGAGGAGAATGAACATTGTAATCAATGTGGACAGCTGACTCCAAACCACCAGACAGGTCAGCTAGAACTTATATGTGTTCATAGCTCACTGCATAGATATTTAGTTCCACTTTTAGACATTTCCTGAAACACTTAAACTAACAAATTTAACATAatgaatatttgacattttgcgTGTTAAGCATATTCGCTTAACTTAATATTCTTAATATTCGAGACTTGGATGAgctgaagtgtaaaaacaacaatttgccGTTTTATTGGGAAGTATTGCTTGGCTTTGAGCAGTTGCCAGGGAACCGGCGAAGCGACCTGGATTTTGTCAGACTAGCTgatttcccctgtttccagtctttatgctaagctaagctaaccaactGTTATATAACGGCTAtaacttcatatttaacaaacaGACACATGTGAGAGTGATATCAATGTTCTCATGTGACTCTCCACCAGAAAGTGAAAaggatttttttcctttaacaCCATTATTTATGGATCTTAGTTTGCCctataattattattgtttgtaAAGCGGATAGCAATGGTTTTAATTTACTGGGCAAGACAACCGTAATTTAATATTCACAGACATGTCTCCCTGTGCCAGTTAATATATTAATGCTTTGGTCTCTCCCCCCCGCCCATCACTGATCCGACATGGAGACACAgagataaacaaacagaaagcaaCACATAccactttttctacatacaaaaacatattCTAGCATAATCATTTGAAAGATGCTGTAAATTGCCTAGAAAACTTTACAAATATTGGCTTTAAATCAGTAAATGAGACGCTCAATTTGTAACAAACCTTGTATTCGAAGTATGCTTTAAACCGCCTAAAACCTCTACACATAGtggctttaaagctttagtgcgtaacttttttatattaatgaatgtccgatACATTGAAGCCATTGCCatatgagttgatacaaagctaattaagactatcagctccacacaactctctgtatttctcagtatggctatgttcagaaactggtgtcggCGTAGAAACTCAAGTGAATATATagagataattacctcttcttcatcatgttttttagtcctccgtgtcctccttggctacaggcatgtgtgtgtgtggggggggatcacggaaggcttgtgtcatgtggatgcgccaacagttttgttgtcattactttgaattcctcatttgggcgacagaaactacgcactatagctttaaatcgGTAAATGAGATGCTCAGTTTGTAACAAACCTTGAATGTGTTGATATGGTTTCTGAGCCTGACTGAGCCATGTTGTCCTTGCCAGATAAATAGTTTGCATACTAATGATACGGTTTTATACTTGCAGACAGACATGATGAGGCTGTAGATACTAACAAGGATATTGGTGAGTtattataaagatgttaccatgGGTCATTATTTATGATCTGCATTTAACTTTGCATGTGTCTTTCAGGATATATGCCTGTGGTAGTCAGTGTGATATGCGTTTCATTAGGTAATGTACAATTTTTCTCTTTGAAAGTCGAACTTCAACTACGTTTTGCAGTTGAAGTACAATATATAATTAAactttttgtttattgttttctttacaGTTGTGTGTATAATTGTACTCTTTTTACACAAGTTTCTTCTCAAGAGAAAAGGGTGAGCTCCAGTATTTTACTCCTAACTTTTCAATGCATGACCAATACTTGATAATGCTTCTTATCCTCTTTGCACTTTCTGCTCTTTTTACCTTTTGAGGTTAACATATTATTTGTACTCTCAGAACGTAAATGCACATCAGCGTGCAGGTCAATATTAGCACATATTTCTGTGAACAAATACAGCACGCAGTGAAGTAATATGCAGTAACTTTTAGGAAGGAGCAGGTTCAGATTCTTCACTGCTTTTTAGTTTTTGAACTGTTTGAGGAAATCTTGATGTCTGTGTTTCCGGGCCTGTGCTGAGGAATGAGGGAAGTCAACAGGAAATCCTTTAATCTGTGACGTAGAAATCAGCATCAGGAAGGAACATTCCCTCCAGGCCGGAGTGAATCAGGATTTCTTTAATAATCAAGTTCAATAAAATGTACAGGAAGCAGGTTGACATATTTTGTCATTCATGTGACAAATCTTTTTTATCCAGAGACAAAGGCAGTTAAAGCTTTCAACTGTGAAACAACACGTAATATTCATCTTGTGAAATTCACCTGTTATCCAGATAAACCAGATAGCTTAGACTCAGCTAGAGAAACTTTTCTTAAACATGAATCTCTCATATAATCATATGCATGCTCGAATATTCCACTAAGCCAAGGTTAAAgcttattttacaaaaacaaaaatcgtTATTCTCTCAAAGTTGCAATGACTAACACTAATATTTCGTAATGCTAATT encodes the following:
- the LOC144517183 gene encoding complement decay-accelerating factor isoform X4, which encodes MDVLLDTSGRRRVSSLLLLYLFVVKAAAECPKPHFGENMVLTNTALLMNEFLEGSEVTLECRNGYVIESGSGIMTCVDGNWTEPDFVCKKKDCGLPKPQPNMSFNTSAGTLFGDTIKVVCDKGFKLSGSSFKKCYVYGWSGKANCTIVTCAKPGEVANGRSSWDSQDQPKYGESIQYVCNNGYTLIGNDSIVCRETGRYDSQPPACEEASTSTDSSATPTAHRAKSVTTSATPTASPSVQGGRDILTAEGTTTVTSLTSSLFQDRHDEAVDTNKDIVSSQEKRLCKWNRAHLLKIICDPGGTCQKTMGEERKLTLMLLHFKWQMIKSNVG
- the LOC144517183 gene encoding complement decay-accelerating factor isoform X2; this encodes MDVLLDTSGRRRVSSLLLLYLFVVKAAAECPKPHFGENMVLTNTALLMNEFLEGSEVTLECRNGYVIESGSGIMTCVDGNWTEPDFVCKKKDCGLPKPQPNMSFNTSAGTLFGDTIKVVCDKGFKLSGSSFKKCYVYGWSGKANCTIVTCAKPGEVANGRSSWDSQDQPKYGESIQYVCNNGYTLIGNDSIVCRETGRYDSQPPACEGVHITTETVTPTSTPTAKEASTSTDSSATPTAHRAKSVTTSATPTASPSVQGGRDILTAEGTTTVTSLTSSLFQDRHDEAVDTNKDIGYMPVVVSVICVSLVVCIIVLFLHKFLLKRKGSYDTREDLKPELLQFQNL
- the LOC144517183 gene encoding complement decay-accelerating factor isoform X1 — translated: MDVLLDTSGRRRVSSLLLLYLFVVKAAAECPKPHFGENMVLTNTALLMNEFLEGSEVTLECRNGYVIESGSGIMTCVDGNWTEPDFVCKKKDCGLPKPQPNMSFNTSAGTLFGDTIKVVCDKGFKLSGSSFKKCYVYGWSGKANCTIVTCAKPGEVANGRSSWDSQDQPKYGESIQYVCNNGYTLIGNDSIVCRETGRYDSQPPACEGVHITTETVTPTSTPTAKEASTSTDSSATPTAHRAKSVTTSATPTASPSVQGGRDILTAEGTTTVTSLTSSLFQDRHDEAVDTNKDIVSSQEKRLCKWNRAHLLKIICDPGGTCQKTMGEERKLTLMLLHFKWQMIKSNVG
- the LOC144517183 gene encoding complement decay-accelerating factor isoform X5; translated protein: MDVLLDTSGRRRVSSLLLLYLFVVKAAAECPKPHFGENMVLTNTALLMNEFLEGSEVTLECRNGYVIESGSGIMTCVDGNWTEPDFVCKKKDCGLPKPQPNMSFNTSAGTLFGDTIKVVCDKGFKLSGSSFKKCYVYGWSGKANCTIVTCAKPGEVANGRSSWDSQDQPKYGESIQYVCNNGYTLIGNDSIVCRETGRYDSQPPACEGVHITTETVTPTSTPTAKEASTSTDSSATPTAHRAKSVTTSATPTASPSVQGGRDILTAEGTTTVTSLTSSLFQDRHDEAVDTNKDIAMQMEPCTSIKDHL
- the LOC144517183 gene encoding complement decay-accelerating factor isoform X3, producing the protein MDVLLDTSGRRRVSSLLLLYLFVVKAAAECPKPHFGENMVLTNTALLMNEFLEGSEVTLECRNGYVIESGSGIMTCVDGNWTEPDFVCKKKDCGLPKPQPNMSFNTSAGTLFGDTIKVVCDKGFKLSGSSFKKCYVYGWSGKANCTIVTCAKPGEVANGRSSWDSQDQPKYGESIQYVCNNGYTLIGNDSIVCRETGRYDSQPPACEGVHITTETVTPTSTPTAKEASTSTDSSATPTAHRAKSVTTSATPTASPSVQGGRDILTAEGTTTVTSLTSSLFQDRHDEAVDTNKDIGYMPVVVSVICVSLVVCIIVLFLHKFLLKRKGYANGTVHIY